AAATGTTGCCCGACCCCTACACTCTAACTTGGGGTCAGGCAACGATTTAATTTTTGACAAAATGAACTAATTATTATATTATTATCTCAACTTCAAGATAATTTAATTTGAGATTTCACGATAACTTCAACATTCCATTCACTTAAAAGGAGAGATATAGATGCTGAAAAAAGTAGATAACAAAAACATGGGTAGAAGTAATTTAGGGTGGTTGAGAAGTATTTTCCATTTCTCATTTGCAGAGTACTATAATCCAGAAAATATTAATTTTGGTAAACTACGAGTGATAAACGATGATCTGATTGATTCTGGCACTGGATTTGATACACATCCACATAAAAATATGGAGATCATATCTTATGTTGTTGATGGTGAACTCACACACGGAGATAGTATGGGAAATAAAAACACGCTTACACGAGGCCAGGTTCAATATATGAGTGCCGGAACAGGAGTGCTTCATAGCGAGCATAATTTAGGTGAAAATACCGCGAGATTTTTACAAATATGGATCATGCCTGATAAGGTAGGCTATGAGCCAAATTATGGTGACTATCGATTTAATTGGGATGAACGAAACAATCAATTGCTCCACATGGTTTCAAGTAAAGAAGGCCCGGCGCCAATAAAAATAAATCAAGATATGAACATATATGCCTTAGAACTTGAAAAAGATAAGGAAATTAGCTTTTCAGTAAATGAAGGAAGACAGGCATATATGGTGCAAATTGAAGGAAGCTCAGCTGTCAATAACATTGCATTACGTGCAAGAGATGCCATGGAAATTGTTGAGGAGGATATTCTTATTAAAGCAGATGAACAATCTCATGTATTAATCTTGGAGATGAAAAAATTAGATTAAAGTAGG
The Neobacillus sp. PS3-40 genome window above contains:
- a CDS encoding pirin family protein, giving the protein MLKKVDNKNMGRSNLGWLRSIFHFSFAEYYNPENINFGKLRVINDDLIDSGTGFDTHPHKNMEIISYVVDGELTHGDSMGNKNTLTRGQVQYMSAGTGVLHSEHNLGENTARFLQIWIMPDKVGYEPNYGDYRFNWDERNNQLLHMVSSKEGPAPIKINQDMNIYALELEKDKEISFSVNEGRQAYMVQIEGSSAVNNIALRARDAMEIVEEDILIKADEQSHVLILEMKKLD